A genomic segment from Prochlorothrix hollandica PCC 9006 = CALU 1027 encodes:
- a CDS encoding CHASE domain-containing sensor histidine kinase: MRRFSTSNYLLSQLLVLGTGVSLTLIAMFWAARGEQVRREYEFRRQTRNLTTALERTTNRYADLLLSIGDLYHGVTPEAVSAETFSKFVQRSIQSYPGIQALEWAPLVLDQDRSHYEKKLRDMAQQSSLAITERDPQGNLQIAKLRPFYVPVTYLEPLQYNEAALGYDLASESTRFAALQQALRTGLPTATGRLQLVQETISAQYGFLLFVPIYNATSLSQSQDTDIPLSAPRSARLMTPSVTVDSSISADKINLDRDEFLQSLEDNSRIDGYVVGVFRLAEVLETSLKDLNHNLSFYVLDQTAYRPEKMLGFYDVTQRKLKIPTVEVLDLNQDLKLQCPILERCQQSFQVGQRTWQLIFIPPPHPWVVWNVWAVGAIGFLITCIVWVVIAHWQKELQQTRAMSDLKMRLFSMTSHELRTPISVITLSSQSLLLQGDLLTPHEQKRRIGRIQDSAQRLGQLVGDLLILARAEAGKLEIDRSIVNLKLLLETLLDAIPLKPGQHIQVDGIDNIPLVYTDAKILTSILTNLIANASKYSVEGSPIHITLAPQNQWLHIQIQDQGIGIPAAEQAQVTESFYRATNTGKIPGTGLGLAVVETCVEHLQGELDIVSNPSQGTCITVTLPCLD, from the coding sequence GTGAGACGGTTTTCCACCTCAAATTATCTGCTCAGCCAACTGCTAGTACTCGGAACAGGCGTTAGTTTAACCCTCATCGCCATGTTTTGGGCTGCCCGAGGGGAGCAGGTAAGGCGAGAGTACGAATTTCGCCGCCAGACGCGCAATTTGACCACGGCACTAGAGCGCACCACCAATCGCTATGCCGATTTACTCCTTTCCATTGGGGATCTGTACCATGGGGTAACTCCAGAGGCGGTCAGTGCCGAAACCTTTAGCAAATTTGTCCAGCGATCGATCCAAAGCTACCCCGGTATCCAAGCCCTAGAATGGGCACCTTTGGTATTGGATCAAGACCGGAGCCACTATGAAAAAAAGCTGAGGGACATGGCCCAGCAGTCTAGTCTTGCGATTACCGAGCGAGATCCCCAGGGAAACCTACAAATTGCAAAGCTGCGTCCCTTCTATGTACCGGTTACCTATTTAGAGCCACTTCAGTACAATGAGGCAGCACTCGGCTATGATTTAGCCTCAGAATCAACTCGATTTGCTGCTTTGCAGCAAGCCTTGAGGACAGGGTTGCCCACCGCTACTGGACGCTTACAGTTAGTCCAAGAAACCATCTCTGCTCAGTATGGCTTCTTATTGTTTGTCCCGATTTATAATGCTACTTCTCTGAGCCAGAGTCAGGATACAGATATCCCTTTATCTGCACCAAGATCTGCCAGACTCATGACTCCTTCAGTCACGGTGGACTCCTCAATTTCAGCAGATAAAATTAATCTCGATCGAGATGAATTTTTACAATCCCTAGAAGATAATTCTAGGATTGATGGCTATGTCGTAGGGGTTTTTAGACTTGCGGAAGTTCTAGAGACTTCTTTAAAAGATTTAAACCATAATTTGAGTTTTTATGTATTAGATCAAACAGCCTATCGCCCAGAAAAAATGCTGGGTTTTTATGATGTTACCCAACGGAAACTCAAAATCCCGACCGTTGAAGTACTGGATCTAAACCAAGATCTCAAACTCCAATGCCCAATCCTAGAGCGATGTCAGCAATCATTCCAGGTTGGCCAAAGAACTTGGCAACTCATCTTCATCCCGCCACCTCATCCTTGGGTTGTCTGGAACGTCTGGGCTGTCGGTGCGATCGGGTTTCTCATTACCTGTATTGTTTGGGTTGTGATTGCCCACTGGCAAAAAGAACTGCAACAAACCCGTGCCATGAGTGATCTCAAAATGCGGCTCTTTTCCATGACTTCCCATGAGTTACGCACTCCCATCAGTGTCATTACCCTATCCAGCCAGTCTCTTCTCCTCCAAGGCGATCTCCTTACTCCCCATGAGCAAAAACGACGGATTGGGCGCATTCAAGATTCAGCCCAGCGCCTCGGCCAGTTAGTCGGTGACTTACTGATTCTAGCGCGTGCCGAAGCCGGAAAATTGGAGATCGATCGCAGCATCGTTAACCTCAAGCTTCTGTTGGAGACACTCTTAGATGCCATCCCCCTTAAGCCAGGTCAACACATTCAAGTGGATGGCATAGACAACATTCCCCTCGTTTATACGGATGCTAAAATCCTAACCTCAATTTTAACCAACCTCATTGCCAACGCTTCAAAATATTCAGTAGAGGGCAGTCCTATCCACATCACCCTTGCTCCCCAGAATCAATGGCTTCACATTCAGATTCAAGATCAAGGCATTGGCATTCCAGCCGCTGAGCAAGCACAGGTCACAGAGTCTTTTTATCGCGCAACCAACACCGGTAAAATTCCGGGTACAGGTCTAGGTTTAGCTGTGGTTGAAACCTGTGTTGAACACTTACAAGGAGAGCTAGACATTGTATCTAACCCTAGCCAAGGCACCTGTATTACGGTGACCCTACCTTGCCTAGACTAA
- a CDS encoding allophanate hydrolase-related protein, with the protein MIKLAVNGTLMRGLELNQNLIQVQAEFLYETTTTPTYRLWSIQDIHPAMIRVQTGGAAIALEVWAVPPAGLIQVLEQEPPGLCIGKVHLSTGKTVLGVLGEPVLCEGQLEITPFGGWRAYCQSRAV; encoded by the coding sequence ATGATTAAGTTGGCTGTTAATGGAACCTTAATGCGAGGTTTAGAACTCAATCAAAACCTCATTCAGGTTCAGGCTGAATTTCTCTATGAGACTACTACTACTCCCACCTACCGCCTTTGGTCGATTCAGGATATTCATCCGGCCATGATTCGGGTTCAGACGGGGGGAGCGGCGATCGCCCTAGAAGTGTGGGCAGTGCCACCCGCTGGACTCATCCAAGTCCTAGAGCAAGAGCCACCCGGTCTCTGTATTGGCAAGGTTCATTTAAGCACAGGGAAAACGGTTTTAGGGGTGCTGGGGGAACCAGTTCTCTGTGAAGGGCAACTGGAAATTACCCCGTTTGGAGGCTGGCGGGCCTACTGTCAGTCCCGCGCAGTCTAG